AGTTCGACCGTTTCATTCGGCACCGAGAAGCCGGCGCGGGCGACGAGCTCGGCCAACATTGCGACGTCCGGCGCGTCGTCGGCGAGTTCGAGCCGCGCCGACTCGCTGGCGAAGCTGACCGCGGCTTTCACGCCTCTCTGGCGGTTCAGCACCTTCTCGAGCCTTGTGGCGCAGGCGGCGCAACTCATGCCCGCGATGGGCAGCGTCAGGGCGGTGGTCATGGACGGTCTTTCCTCGAATGTCTGACCCGATTATATACCCCACAAGGGTATATTCAAGTGGGCGATACCGGACGCCGTCGGCCAATAAAAAACCGGGCATCTCTCGATGCCCGGCAGGGGGAGTGGGGAAACGCCGCTTTACAGCCAGCGCCGGCGCCAGAAATACAGGCCGATGCCGGCGCCCACCGCCGCCATCAGCGCCAGCGCGAACGCGTAGCCGTAGCGCCAGTGCAGTTCGGGCATGTTCTCGAAGTTCATCCCGTAGATGCCGGCGATCAAGGTCAACGGCATGAAGATGATGGTGATCACCGTCAGCACGCGCATCTGCACGTTCAGCCGGTGCGACTGCTGCGACAGGTAGACGTCCATCATGCCGGCGACCAGGTCGCGCGACGATTCGAGCGATTCGATCAGGTGCAGGCTGTGGTCGTAGGCGTCGCGCAGGTAGACGCGCGTCTCGTCGCCGATGAAGGGCAGGTCGTTGCGCGTCAGCGTCAACAGCGCTTCGCGCAGCGGCAACAGCGCGCGCCTCAACTTCAGCGCGTCGCGCTTGAGGCGGTGAATGCGCTTGATCACCGGCGGCTCGCGGCCGGACAACAGGCTCGTGTCGGTCGCGTCGACACGGGCGGTGTACGCGTCGAGCACGCCGAAGAAGTCGTCGACGACGGCGTCGATCAGCGAGTAGGCGAGGAAACTCGCGCCGCGCTCGCGCAACAGGCCGCGCGCGCTCTTGATCCGCTCGCGTATCCCGCCGAACACGCCGAGCGGCCGCGTCTGGAAGGAAATGACGAAGCGCTCGCCGACGATCAGATAGACCTGGTTGGCCGACAGCCGCCCGCTGTCGCCGTCGTAGTCGAACACACGCGACGCGAAGAACAGGTAGTGTTCGTACTCTTCGAGCTTGGGGCGCTGGCGCGCGTTGAGGATGTCCTCGAGCACCAGCGGGTGCAGGCCGAAGCGCCGGCCGATCGCCGCCATCCACGCCGGGTCGGTCAGCCCGTAGACGTTGAGCCACAGCACCGGCAGCGTCGGCTGGTAGGCGAGCCCAGCGTCGATCGAATGGAACTCGGTCTCCCTGACCTCGCCGGGACCGTATTCGATCAGCGTGATGAACGGCTCGATGCCGGCGTCCGCGACGGCCGGCGACGCCACCGGCAACAGCGTGCCCGGCGCCTCGCCCAGCGTCGGCACGCGGTCTTTCAGTTCGGCGTGGCGCATCTCAGTTCCGGCCGATCGCGAGCGCGAAGCCGACCCGCTTCCACTGCGAGACTTCCTGCCTGAACGCGCTGGCGGTCAGCGGGTTGGCCGACAGCCAGTCCGGGTCGAGCGCCAGCGTGAAGCCCTTGTGCTGCGTACCGAGCGACAATGGCTCGGGCAGCACCGGCTCCTGGCGGCGGCGGCAGAACAGCACGGCCAGGCGCAGCGCGACGATCGCCTGCCACAGCGGCGGCTCGTCGACCAGCGACTGCATCTTGCCCATGTCGCCGCGGTGGCCGAGCACCAGCGTCGCCAGCTGCGCCTGCTCGCGCTTGGAGAAGCCCGGCATGTCGGCGTTCTGCAGGATATACGCCGAATGCTTGTGGTAGGCGGTGTGCGCGATGGTCAGCCCGATCTCGTGCAGCTGAGTCGCCCATTGCAGGCGCTTGAACAACGCAGCGTCGACGTCGGCGCCGACCAGCATGCGGTAGAAACGCTCGGCCAGGCGGCCGACGCGGCTCGCCTGCTCGACGTCGACGGCGTAGCGCCGCTTGAACAGCGCCACGGTCGAATCGCGCATGTCCTTCTCCCTTTGCCGACCCAGGAGGTCGTACAGCACGCCGTCGCGCAGCGCGCCGTCGGCGACCGTCATCTTGTCGACGCCCAGCTCCTCGAACACGCCGATCATGATCGCCAGCCCGCCCGGCAGCACCGGCACGCGGTCGGCCTTCAGGCCGTTCAGGTCGACGTCCTTGTTCGAACCGAAACGGATCAGCGCGTCGCGCAGCTTTTCCATGCCGGCAAGCGTGATGTCGGCGCTGGAAAAATCGTTGATCTCGAGCACGTCGCGCAGCGCGCGCGCGGTGCCCGACGAGCCGACGGCGAGCTGCCATTGATCGGGCGTGTATTCGAGCGCGATGCGCTGGATCTCGTTGCGTGCGGCGAGCGTCGCGTCTTTGAAGTTGGACTTGGACAGCTTGCCGTCGGGGAAATAGCGCAGGCTGTAGGTCACGCAGCCGAGCGGCAGGCTCTCGGTGACGAGCGCCTTGTACTGGCTGCCGATGATGAATTCGGTCGAGCCGCCGCCGATGTCGACC
This DNA window, taken from Crenobacter cavernae, encodes the following:
- the corA gene encoding magnesium/cobalt transporter CorA; protein product: MRHAELKDRVPTLGEAPGTLLPVASPAVADAGIEPFITLIEYGPGEVRETEFHSIDAGLAYQPTLPVLWLNVYGLTDPAWMAAIGRRFGLHPLVLEDILNARQRPKLEEYEHYLFFASRVFDYDGDSGRLSANQVYLIVGERFVISFQTRPLGVFGGIRERIKSARGLLRERGASFLAYSLIDAVVDDFFGVLDAYTARVDATDTSLLSGREPPVIKRIHRLKRDALKLRRALLPLREALLTLTRNDLPFIGDETRVYLRDAYDHSLHLIESLESSRDLVAGMMDVYLSQQSHRLNVQMRVLTVITIIFMPLTLIAGIYGMNFENMPELHWRYGYAFALALMAAVGAGIGLYFWRRRWL
- the ppx gene encoding exopolyphosphatase gives rise to the protein MFPARYRRATPHANAPAPVLATVDLGSNSFRLQVSRVVEDQLYTLDMLKETVRLGGGLTADKYLDDATQEAALAALARFGERLRGFAPSQVRVVGTNTLRVARNAPAFIERAEALLGFPIEIIAGREEARLIYIGAAHSLPATREKRLVVDIGGGSTEFIIGSQYKALVTESLPLGCVTYSLRYFPDGKLSKSNFKDATLAARNEIQRIALEYTPDQWQLAVGSSGTARALRDVLEINDFSSADITLAGMEKLRDALIRFGSNKDVDLNGLKADRVPVLPGGLAIMIGVFEELGVDKMTVADGALRDGVLYDLLGRQREKDMRDSTVALFKRRYAVDVEQASRVGRLAERFYRMLVGADVDAALFKRLQWATQLHEIGLTIAHTAYHKHSAYILQNADMPGFSKREQAQLATLVLGHRGDMGKMQSLVDEPPLWQAIVALRLAVLFCRRRQEPVLPEPLSLGTQHKGFTLALDPDWLSANPLTASAFRQEVSQWKRVGFALAIGRN